Genomic segment of Citrus sinensis cultivar Valencia sweet orange chromosome 7, DVS_A1.0, whole genome shotgun sequence:
AGGGGTGTTCAAAATCTAATCTGATCTACTCAATTCGTCTGATTTGTAGAAATTGGATCCGTGAATTagtagattagattagattgaaaatttaaaaatccacaGTTAGtgaattgaatataaatttacatatataaattcGCAAAAATCTGCGaatctgtaaaaaaaataaaaaaatatttatttaataaaaaataattttgtaagtaTGACATTATActctctaataaataaataagttaaaatatagttacattaacaacatattatatcttatccgataataatataaaataaaaatatagtttcctaagtagttaattttcatgaatTGATCTAAacaaaagagattttttttttgtgttatattttgaaactttgaatgtattttctagctttatttaaacaattaattaatttaaatcttatttaatattgaatttgataggtagtaaaattatttttatattaattttatttatttagctAGTTTGTGGATatgacatgattaaaaattttaagcctCAAACCAATACGCAAAATAGTAGATTGTATCTGGATTGGATCAAAACTCCATCCTATCCGCAGACGTATGGATTagattttgattgaatttcacaaatttatggattggattggattaaaaatttataatctgcaaaatcattgatcaaatatgaattgatgtttaatccgcgaacacccctaGGCTTAGAACTATCTATTTCTAAAAAGtctctattttaatttcaacttgAAGGTATCCATCACACTCGCGTATGAACTGTTTGCAATTGATTTTCTGCAACGCAGGTCATTTTTTGCACCACACGATGTCTTTTTCATTCTTGTGGTTTTACTTGAAGCTGCATGGAATCGATGCTTCTTGAATCATCCCCAACTTGTCCCATTTGATTCACTTTCTAgcaatttaattcttttcaacAAAGGGGTAAAGATCATGTGATCTTGTCACATGTTTGATTTACCCATTAATGATTGGAGGGATTGTCACCTCACATTTTATGGCAAAAATATACACGAAACCATTATTGACAATAATTGTTAACAAAGTAATTTCTTAGTCGAGATTAAGTGTTTAACATCAGGTTTTGTCGATAATGAGTAACGCCATAGTTGaatgttgaaaattgaaaCTAATCCACGAATACATAAAACAAACCTCGGCATTCGGATAGCAAAAGATTCAAGTTTTGTTGCCTTTTATAATTGAATATTGGATGGGATTCAGTCGAAGATCATACCGCAAAATGTGTTTAGAATTCAGTCTAGCCCAGGGTCAGGAAATGTTCTTACTCTAATGATCTGGCTTAAGAAACCAGATTCAGATTCATCCTGTATTTTGTTAGAAATGGAGGTTGTATGACATGTCTGGGTCTAGCTACCAAGCACTCACTTCATCTTGATAAATTTACTCAATCGGCCAGTGCTGCTCCTGAAAAGCAACCAGATTCAGCCTGCTTTTTGCTAGATGTGAAATTGATTAAAGAGTGGTACTATTAAGTATTAATAATACGCCTCTGAAACCCCCCTTACTAAAAGTACCCCCATTAAAACGCTTTTCTGTCCgcacataataaaattatgtgataggaagagggaaaaaagataatattgaaaaaaattaactgacgCTAACGTAGATGACCATAAGCTCGTCCCACTTAGAACAGCGCAGTTAAGCAAGAAGATTTTGCACAACAAATTGAAATCCCAGCATACAAAAATGATTAATATGGGGGTATATGTCTTATCCGTATGTTATTTGGCATATGTATGCGTGCATCTGTCTTGTTTGTTAACACATCTTTGGCTCTATTttgatgagaatttttcaCTTAGCGACAACTCGCGAGACACTATCTAAAACATACAAAATCAAgccaaaacaataattttgaaggCACAATTTgacaatgaaatcaatagaAAAAGCAAGTAGTAAACGACACCACCTCCTGGCGCAATCAAACTTGTGATTTCAATCATACAAATAGATTAATGAATTATGGTTGTTACCCTGCTGATTAATTGGTTGCCTCCActgaaaaaagtaaaatagatTAATATCCCTATCTTGGTATAGCTAGAAATGTAATCTAAGCGTCTGGATACATGTTTAGtattctattttttcaacCATGTGGATCCAAAATAcgttatattaattaattaattaactaaaactGTTTAGTTACACCAATAACATTATTGTTATGTCCAGAAATCACCAATTAAGACCTAAATAAAAACGATTTGGATTAACAAAAAGGGTCATCATTGTCAACAAGGGCTTCCCACGAGCGAAAGTACAGACTACACACTGTGAATCGCATCATCAATACAATAATTCACTGGAATATtataacacacacacacatatcgAAAATCATTCGAAAAGTTGGTTCAGACCAGAGAAAATGTGGATTTGAACTGAGATCATAACAAAACACTATTGACTACTATTGTATTGCTGAGAAATGAGGATGTTTTACACTTTTActgtaaaataatgataaacgAATATGCACGCagcataattaattagatttttctttgcatGCATATTGTTTTGGCTCATGTGCCGTCCTAATTAGACCAAGTCTATGGACtaaagagatagagagagtgACTCCGAATATACATGGACTtggtttttgaaattatatggTCTGCCGGCAGTGAATTTAGTTCAGGCATTTTGTGAAAGAACATTATTGTTTGCGTAAATTTCTTGATCTTTCTTTCCTAGCCTTCAATTAAGCAAATTGATCGTCCAAAGGAGTATGAGCACGTACGTACAGTGAATATTGCAGAGGCGCccaatgaaaatgaaaccaCTGAGAAAGAGCTAAATCAACGGAGaatcttttcatttctttttgcaAAGGAATCAACCCAcgttattacttttatttcaagTTACACATAGGTAGAAATAGAGATAATGCTGAAGAGAAACTTATTGGTTGCTGCGAATTCACCAGCTTCTGCATTTGGAAATGCCCCAGAGGAATCTAAAAATCAGGAGAACTctaatcataaatttatgtgGGGAGCAATTATTATTGCCGTTTTTTCAATCTTGGTGGGTGTCTCTTTGTTCTTCTTTGTATGGAGGAAGCTTTTGCCTATTTTCAAGCAAAAACGCATGCTCAAAGGTCAGTTACTTTACATTACATTACTACATTAATCTTGTTTTCTCGGGAAAACTTCCACTGGAAAAATGCATGTTAGAggatattatttatattgatttCAGCTAGAGCAAGCACTTTGTGAAATGTCCCTTTTTCATGGCCATTGCCCGTTGCCAAAATTTTATCTGCAACGTCACATGAATGCTTTTCTTTATCAGATCAGCCAGTACTTACCCTAGCTAATAAATTCATACCTCAGTGCATTTATAGACCGAAAAAGCCTGAGTGCTACACGTATCCAGGCCGATTCAAACATGCATATGGATATGGGTCCAATTTTTCATTGTACAATTAATGAtgtcaatatatatttttcaattctaagggatttttctgttttattttagTGTGGATAAGCTCTTAAATTGTACGGTTTaagaaaattacttttgaataaattataaagccGTGCgatttaaaaaagttaaaatctaACTCTCTTAAACCCATGTTTTAAAAGTTGTGTacgcatgaaaaaaaataaataaggagGTCCGTATTAGAGAAAAActcatatatgtatatatgggCACGTTGTTCTTAGATAATTACTTAGTCAattgtgttaattaattaggaCGTTTGAAAGCTGAGAGGTTGCAGTTGAAGCGCTTTGAGTTGGATGAGTTAGAGAGGGCTACTAATAATTTCAGTGAAGATTGGTTGTTGGGTTCTGGGGCATTTGGAAATGTATACAAAGGGACTTTTGATAAAGAAGGAGCACTTGCAATTAAGAGAGCCCATGCTGCTTCATACCAAAGTGCTGAAGAATTTAGAAACGGTAAGCTTCAATTGAAATCAAGTCAGataatgattttgttttgtacaacaataaaaaaaaatacgtttagttgatttgttttttcttttccaaactTTCTTGAAACAGAAGTAAGGCTGCTTTCTAAAGTAAAGCACAGGAACCTTGTTGGTTTGGTTGGATTTTGTGAAGAAGCTGGTAAGCCATTTTGTTagtcatttaattttcaacttAATTACAAGCATATAAATATTACACCTTACAAATTGCCCTACAAATGAATTGCGAGAAAAAgctgtaaattttattgtatggGCTTACTACAGCTAAGAGCTTTCTAAAAGCGTATCTGTTTTGGTTCTCTTTTCACTGGTGAAAAAGTAAATTCCCAAAGTGCGTAACCTCtgcaacacacacacacacacacacacacaaaatatACGGTCAATTTTTCTGAAAAGAACAGAAGCTAGCGGTGCAGGTGCGGAAGCGTTGGTCTATGAATACGTACCGCATGGTTCTCTCCTTGACTACATCACAGGTAAATTCCACCTAGTTTCTTAtcacaaacacaaaaattccaaaaagaattcccattatttatttattttttaactcttttacTAGGGAGAGGAGGAAGAAGCCTAACTTGGAGGCAAAGGGTCAACATAGCTATCGGAGCTGCTAAAGGTAATTTAACAGACATGTGCTTGACGTTAACGTGATGAGAGTAACATGAATTGTCTTCTAACACAGGAATCGCACATCTGCACGATGGGATAACGCCAAGCATAATCCACCGTGACATAAAACCGagtaatattttaattggagAGGGGTATGAAGCCAAGGTTTCTGATTTTGGTCTAGTGAGAATGGGACCAGTTGGCGATCAATCTCATGTCAGTAGCCAAATCAAAGGGACACCAGGGTATCTGGACCCTGCATATTGTTCAAGCTTTCATTTAAGTCAATTCAGTGATGTTTATAGCTTTGGCGTCATCCTTCTGCAGCTTATTGCTGCTCGGCCTGCAGTTGATACAACTAGACACCAGCCTAATTATCACATCATTGAATGGGTaagcattttaaatttaaatgttaataatagtGGGTGTGGTGGTTTACAACTgtttcattataaaatttgattattttatctggggaaaaaaaattaaatgcagGCAAGGCCAAGCATAGAGAGTGGAAACATTGAAGAAATTTTGGATGCTAATCTTCTAACAGAGCCATGTAACAAGGAGATCATGCTAAAAATGGGGCAACTTGGCCTAAGATGTGTTGTAAAATCACCCAAAGAGAGACCTACAATGACCCAAGTGTGGCAAGAACTTGAGGAGGCTCTTCATTCATCTGATAATTTCAGTAACATAATGCCTATAACTTCAAAGGAATCTCGACGATCAACTGGTGGTTCGCGAAGATTTTCAATCGATCGTGATTATTCTCAAAGCTTTGTGAGCATAGACGGTGTTGGATTCCAAAGGTTTCGGATAGAGATGGATAGCCAGTCCTTTCAAAGCTCAAGCTTGAGGGCTTTTGCGACCGATAGAGTCAGCATTGATGTTGATAAGGAAAATTTGAGAGGAATAAGAGAGGAAACAAGTAGGGAACAGGATTTATATGCAGTTGAGCTCTAGTAATGCACCATTAAGTGTCTATAGATTTATAAGAGACAACTGATAGTGGATGAAttgttctttttatattgACAAGAGAAATATCATGTTCAATcttcatcaaaattttgttagaTTTTTGGTTACCATATGCTATCAAAGTAATGATAGAATAGTATTGAGTATTTAATTGAAGACGAACCACCGTcaggtaaaaaaaaagaaaaagaaaagtgctgACTAATACATACTTcacataaaacatgaaactaATACACAGCAAACATGTGCTGCCATGTTCGTCATAATACGTTAAAGGAGCAAAGTATAGTTGCCCCTGCAGGAATAAACAGCtccacaaaaaattatttacagcAGTAAGCCGCCTTAGCACATTCTAAACAACTATTGCTGCTTCAAAGAAACAAGCAACAAAAAATGGCTAACGGCCAATAATAGCAAAAGCAACTAAAACACTATTCTTAACTTCAATCTGCATATGCACCAACCATATCCACTTATATTCGGAGCTGATGTCCATTCCGTCTGATCAGCGGGATGAACTGGCACTGTTTTCTCCTGTTGCCTTGACATTTTCAAAGTAGGTTACCAGATCTTCATACATTTTAACAGTAGCCTTTGAAAAGCCAGCCAATGACTCAAAAACCTGAGAGAGACCTGTCTGGAAACCACCTAAGATAGCTCTTTGAGTATCTTCCATGCCAGAAATGTGCTTTGCCTTTTCGAATTCCACcttttgtttcaattcctCCAAAGATGTTTTTTTATCTGCAAGCTGCTCCATCTTATCCTGAAAATCTCCATCGATTTCCATCTTAGACTCCTTCAGTTTCAGAATTTTATTCTCTGCCTTCTGCAACGCAGAAACCTTTCTCTCAAGTTCTCTTATAAGCCCATCAACTTTCTTCTTTAGCTTCTGCTCTTTCCTTTGTTGAACAGACAGAGCCTTAATCTCTTTTCTAAAACTCTTCATTGCACTCATCACCGCTTTATCAGGCAACTTCTCCATTGCAACCACCCATTCATGACACATTGCAATTACTGGTGGCCTATTATCATCAATTCCACATGGAGGGACTGAAGAAGAAGACGAACTTCTCCCAGGATATTCATCAGTTTGATCAGATTCTGGACCAATATTGCATGTCGAAAACCATGCGTCAAGAGCTTTAATGTATGACTTCTGAGCAGTAACATACTCAGAAAAGCATGTAAGCCACTTTTTAAGTTCAGCCACGAGCTCAAGAGTGGCATGGCGATGAAATTGACTGCAATATTTCCCATTTAGACTATTAAACGTGGTCACTTCAAACATGATCCGACTTTGAGTTTCATGTGATGTAGAGACTGCCTTCCACATGTTCATAAGCCTA
This window contains:
- the LOC102607102 gene encoding probable serine/threonine-protein kinase PBL11, which produces MLKRNLLVAANSPASAFGNAPEESKNQENSNHKFMWGAIIIAVFSILVGVSLFFFVWRKLLPIFKQKRMLKGRLKAERLQLKRFELDELERATNNFSEDWLLGSGAFGNVYKGTFDKEGALAIKRAHAASYQSAEEFRNEVRLLSKVKHRNLVGLVGFCEEAGAEALVYEYVPHGSLLDYITGRGGRSLTWRQRVNIAIGAAKGIAHLHDGITPSIIHRDIKPSNILIGEGYEAKVSDFGLVRMGPVGDQSHVSSQIKGTPGYLDPAYCSSFHLSQFSDVYSFGVILLQLIAARPAVDTTRHQPNYHIIEWARPSIESGNIEEILDANLLTEPCNKEIMLKMGQLGLRCVVKSPKERPTMTQVWQELEEALHSSDNFSNIMPITSKESRRSTGGSRRFSIDRDYSQSFVSIDGVGFQRFRIEMDSQSFQSSSLRAFATDRVSIDVDKENLRGIREETSREQDLYAVEL